A single Calidifontibacter indicus DNA region contains:
- the gdhA gene encoding NADP-specific glutamate dehydrogenase, producing the protein MSQLHPNMQPHFDAVVARNPGEEEFHQAVYEVMHSLNPIAGKRPEYAQWSILKRVCEPERQIIFRVPWVTDAGEVEINRGFRVEFNSALGPYKGGLRFHPSVNLSIIKFLGFEQIFKNSLTGMPIGGGKGGSDFDPKGRSDAEIMRFCQSFMTELYRHIGAETDVPAGDIGVGGRELGYLFGQYKRITNRYESGVLTGKGLSWGGSQVRTEATGYGTVFFTQEMLKTRGESFDGKRVVVSGSGNVALYAIEKVQQLGGTVVACSDSDGYLIDDNGLDLAQLKDLKEVRRERLSAYVSDTAQHSTDGSIWQVPCDVALPCATQNELNEDDAKALIENGVQAVAEGANMPCTPGAVRLLLDASVLFGPGKASNAGGVATSALEMQQNASRDSWSFEDTEARLQQIMVDIHERCVSTADEFGLPGNYVAGANLAGYIKVADAMVALGVI; encoded by the coding sequence ATGAGCCAGCTTCACCCGAACATGCAGCCCCACTTCGATGCGGTCGTCGCCCGCAACCCGGGTGAGGAGGAGTTCCACCAGGCCGTCTACGAGGTGATGCACAGCCTCAACCCGATCGCCGGCAAGCGTCCGGAGTATGCGCAGTGGTCGATCCTGAAGCGGGTGTGCGAGCCGGAGCGGCAGATCATCTTCCGGGTGCCGTGGGTGACAGATGCCGGCGAAGTGGAGATCAACCGCGGCTTCCGGGTGGAGTTCAACTCGGCGCTCGGGCCGTACAAGGGCGGGCTCCGGTTCCACCCCAGCGTCAACCTGTCGATCATCAAGTTCCTCGGGTTCGAGCAGATCTTCAAGAACTCCCTCACCGGCATGCCGATCGGCGGCGGCAAGGGCGGCTCCGACTTCGACCCGAAGGGGCGGTCGGACGCGGAGATCATGCGGTTCTGCCAGTCGTTCATGACCGAGCTCTACCGCCACATCGGCGCCGAGACCGACGTGCCCGCCGGTGACATCGGGGTGGGCGGCCGCGAACTCGGCTACCTGTTCGGCCAGTACAAGCGGATCACCAACCGCTACGAGTCGGGCGTGCTCACCGGCAAGGGCCTGTCGTGGGGCGGCTCGCAGGTGCGCACCGAGGCAACCGGTTACGGCACCGTTTTCTTCACCCAGGAGATGCTCAAGACGCGCGGCGAGAGCTTCGACGGCAAGCGCGTCGTGGTGTCGGGGTCGGGCAATGTCGCGCTGTACGCGATCGAGAAGGTGCAGCAGCTCGGCGGCACGGTGGTCGCCTGCTCCGACTCCGACGGCTATCTGATCGACGACAACGGCCTCGACCTGGCGCAGCTGAAGGACCTCAAGGAAGTGCGCCGCGAACGGCTGTCGGCCTACGTCTCCGACACCGCGCAGCACTCGACGGACGGCTCCATCTGGCAGGTGCCGTGCGACGTCGCGTTGCCGTGTGCGACCCAGAACGAACTGAACGAGGACGACGCAAAGGCGTTGATCGAGAACGGTGTTCAAGCGGTGGCGGAGGGCGCGAACATGCCCTGCACGCCGGGGGCCGTCCGGCTGTTGTTGGACGCCTCGGTGCTCTTCGGCCCGGGCAAGGCCTCGAACGCCGGCGGCGTCGCCACCAGTGCGCTGGAGATGCAGCAGAACGCGAGCCGCGACTCGTGGAGCTTCGAGGACACCGAGGCCCGCCTGCAGCAGATCATGGTCGACATCCACGAGCGCTGCGTGTCGACGGCCGACGAGTTCGGGCTGCCCGGCAACTACGTCGCCGGCGCAAACCTCGCCGGTTACATCAAGGTGGCCGACGCGATGGTCGCGCTCGGGGTGATCTGA
- a CDS encoding NUDIX hydrolase — protein sequence MDRLTAWIAADVVALTLRDGELHVALVKRKARAARGRWALPGGFLLEGESAEAAAYRELAEEVGLRRRDVRLEQLASYTAPKRDTEHPKRVISIAYLALAADLPDTVPGTDADEAEWVPVEAALGRRLAFDHAQILRDGIERARSKLEYATIATAFLPPEFTMSELRGVYEAVWGVRLDPANFNRKVIGTDGFVVDTGEQRRGRGRPAAIYRVGDATRLNPPLTR from the coding sequence ATGGATCGCCTCACCGCCTGGATCGCCGCCGACGTCGTCGCGCTCACCCTGCGCGACGGCGAACTCCACGTCGCGCTGGTGAAGCGCAAGGCGCGCGCCGCCCGCGGACGGTGGGCACTGCCCGGCGGGTTTCTGCTCGAGGGTGAGTCGGCCGAGGCCGCGGCCTATCGCGAACTCGCCGAGGAGGTCGGGCTGCGGCGGCGCGACGTACGGCTCGAACAGCTCGCCAGTTACACCGCCCCCAAGCGCGACACCGAACACCCCAAGCGGGTGATCTCGATCGCCTACCTCGCCCTTGCCGCCGACCTGCCCGACACCGTGCCCGGCACCGACGCCGACGAGGCCGAATGGGTGCCGGTCGAGGCGGCCCTCGGCCGCAGACTGGCCTTCGACCACGCGCAGATCCTGCGCGACGGCATCGAACGAGCCCGCAGCAAACTCGAATACGCCACGATCGCAACGGCATTCCTGCCACCGGAGTTCACCATGAGCGAGCTGCGTGGCGTCTACGAGGCGGTCTGGGGCGTGCGCCTCGACCCGGCCAACTTCAATCGCAAGGTGATCGGCACCGACGGGTTCGTCGTCGACACCGGAGAGCAGCGGCGCGGTCGCGGGCGGCCCGCGGCGATCTACCGGGTCGGCGACGCCACCCGGCTCAACCCGCCCCTCACTCGCTGA
- a CDS encoding rhodanese-like domain-containing protein: MVTGVGIDRLLADAREGLTRVQPDELAARRRDGAFVVDVRPSETRTVEGHVPGAVVIDRLVLEWRLDPTSGASIPDGPGLDDEVIVVCNEGYASSLAARDLQRLGFHRATDLVGGFRAYAAVGGRVQKEPTCVATAVPTTVEANT; encoded by the coding sequence GTGGTGACCGGCGTCGGCATCGACCGGTTGCTCGCCGACGCGCGCGAAGGCCTGACCCGGGTGCAACCGGACGAGCTTGCGGCCCGCCGACGCGACGGGGCGTTCGTCGTCGACGTGCGGCCCAGCGAGACCCGCACCGTCGAAGGGCACGTTCCCGGAGCCGTCGTCATCGACCGACTGGTGCTCGAGTGGCGTCTCGACCCGACCAGCGGCGCCTCGATCCCCGATGGACCCGGTCTCGACGACGAGGTGATCGTGGTCTGCAACGAGGGGTACGCCTCGTCGCTGGCGGCGCGCGACCTGCAGCGGCTCGGGTTCCACCGAGCGACCGACCTCGTCGGCGGTTTCCGGGCTTACGCTGCCGTGGGCGGCCGGGTGCAGAAGGAGCCGACCTGCGTCGCGACGGCCGTTCCGACAACGGTCGAAGCAAACACGTAA
- a CDS encoding cysteine dioxygenase: protein MTATTAVRTLSETELVDLVRRVAADRSCWEQHVDFTGAQRHWAKIEVPEGVDVWVISWQTFQSTDLHSHGDATAAFAAVQGTITEIRVDDLGRLMPRKFSPGVVQVVRPGEIHDVRNEVVEPAVTIHAYSPRLTEMYYYNWDNRTVTLDRIERSDGAQAREW from the coding sequence ATGACTGCCACCACCGCCGTCCGCACGTTGTCCGAGACCGAGTTGGTCGACCTCGTCCGCCGGGTTGCCGCCGATCGCAGCTGCTGGGAGCAGCACGTCGACTTCACCGGCGCGCAGCGGCACTGGGCCAAGATCGAGGTGCCCGAGGGCGTCGACGTCTGGGTCATCTCCTGGCAGACCTTCCAGTCGACCGACCTGCACAGTCACGGCGACGCCACCGCCGCCTTCGCCGCGGTGCAGGGCACGATCACCGAGATCCGGGTGGACGACCTCGGACGCCTGATGCCGCGCAAGTTCTCGCCCGGCGTCGTGCAGGTGGTGCGTCCGGGAGAGATCCACGACGTGCGCAACGAGGTCGTCGAGCCGGCCGTGACCATCCACGCGTACAGCCCCCGCCTCACCGAGATGTATTACTACAACTGGGACAACCGCACCGTCACCCTCGACCGCATCGAGCGCTCGGACGGCGCCCAGGCCCGCGAGTGGTGA
- a CDS encoding M6 family metalloprotease domain-containing protein, whose amino-acid sequence MGSIGRRLLALGTAFATATAMAAAVQPPALGSTPAAKSSAQSSTTVLDNKTPVKGPKKEGTTTRAVRGAPVNPAPYTAIQPDGTKLTLVNHGDSLRSWTTTDKGATVVKDSSNTWRYADHLDANGQPAASAVAAGPSKAPPSASTDLKPSKDRVAAPVDDRAPFAGFTGNQRTVVILAQFLDLTSRGTTPAQWSQNFFGASGSVRSFYKGASFNQLDLVPATETSGTANDGVIGWVTLPMNHPNTAGNTSTVNQNLTAAAIQAADPFINYAAFDTNGDGYIAPGELHITVIVAGYETSYGGTSSCSPSVWGHKWAVASAPTVDGKIVGRLGYTQFGEVHCLASNPAGAHMATIGIMAHEFGHDLGWTDLYDTSFRTEGIGAWSLMASGSWGTSGGGQQGNSPTLPDAYSKYLQGWITPTVVNTSGRSVSLSAAATSSQAVLLGVNPGGAEMGGTGEYFLVENRQPTGLDAALPGCGLLVYHVAETFTNNAGAVSTGRLIDVEEAGGPQDMDTYPGSRGSADDPWHAVAGHTQFNATSVPNSNFYSGAGSGASMVATGGCAATMTATVTGAGTLPVAPANDNFVNGRVLTPVTGGTWTQTTANATKEAGEPAHATWAGGASVWFNWTAPSTGKLTVTTAGSSFDTLLGIYTGGAVNALTTIAYSDDVASGDYTSRVSNQQVIGGTTYRIAVDGYQGEAGVLNLGWSFTPDVVAPPKFVSLAPSRILDTRYGIGAPKMLVPAGGRVDLQVTGVGGVPAGASAVVLNVTAVSPTGPGSGYVTVWPTGAVRPTASNLNFVPGQTVPNLVVTKVGTGGKVSLYTAARTQLIADVAGYYPAGAAYTGVTPVRVLDTRYGIGAPKVRIPAGGTVTLTIGGANGVPANASAAVVNITTVGPAGAGSVTAFPAGVAVPSALSVSYRSNQTIAGMGVVKLGTGGKITLRSTASTELIVDLDGWVPAVGDAVAFTPTRLVTNRAVASGGSFTVQVAGVAGVPANAKAVQVTVTAANPSTAGYLTVYPTGGARPVVSNLNYTTGGSISNSAIVKVGTGGTITVFASGATPVTVDTSAYWTP is encoded by the coding sequence ATGGGATCGATCGGACGGCGCCTGCTGGCGCTCGGCACAGCATTCGCCACGGCGACCGCGATGGCGGCCGCTGTGCAACCACCGGCGCTCGGCAGCACGCCGGCGGCCAAGTCATCGGCACAGTCGTCCACCACGGTGCTCGACAACAAGACGCCGGTGAAGGGGCCGAAGAAGGAGGGCACCACGACCCGCGCGGTGCGTGGCGCTCCGGTCAACCCGGCGCCGTACACGGCGATTCAGCCCGACGGCACCAAGTTGACGCTCGTCAACCACGGCGACAGCCTGCGCAGTTGGACGACCACCGACAAGGGCGCCACCGTCGTCAAGGATTCCTCGAACACCTGGCGCTACGCCGACCACCTCGACGCGAACGGTCAACCGGCGGCGAGCGCTGTGGCGGCCGGGCCGAGCAAGGCGCCGCCGAGCGCGTCGACCGACCTCAAGCCGAGCAAGGACCGCGTGGCCGCGCCGGTCGACGACAGGGCGCCGTTCGCCGGGTTCACCGGCAACCAGCGCACGGTCGTCATCCTCGCGCAGTTCCTCGACCTCACCTCCCGGGGCACCACCCCGGCGCAGTGGTCGCAGAACTTCTTCGGGGCGTCCGGCAGTGTGCGGTCGTTCTACAAGGGCGCCAGTTTCAACCAACTCGACCTGGTGCCGGCCACCGAGACCAGCGGCACGGCGAACGACGGGGTGATCGGTTGGGTGACCCTGCCGATGAACCACCCGAACACCGCCGGAAACACCAGCACGGTCAACCAGAACCTCACCGCCGCCGCGATCCAGGCGGCCGACCCGTTCATCAACTACGCCGCGTTCGACACGAACGGCGACGGCTACATCGCACCGGGCGAGCTGCACATCACGGTGATCGTCGCCGGCTACGAGACGTCGTACGGCGGCACCTCATCGTGCAGCCCGAGCGTGTGGGGTCACAAGTGGGCGGTGGCGAGCGCGCCGACCGTCGACGGCAAGATCGTCGGTCGCCTGGGCTACACCCAGTTCGGTGAGGTGCACTGCCTCGCGTCCAATCCGGCCGGAGCGCATATGGCGACGATCGGCATCATGGCTCACGAGTTCGGCCACGACCTCGGCTGGACCGACCTCTACGACACCAGTTTCCGCACCGAAGGCATCGGCGCGTGGAGCCTGATGGCGTCAGGCAGTTGGGGCACCAGTGGCGGTGGCCAACAAGGAAATTCGCCGACCTTGCCCGATGCCTACAGCAAGTATCTCCAGGGTTGGATCACACCCACCGTGGTGAACACGAGTGGCCGGAGCGTGTCGTTGAGTGCAGCCGCCACGAGCAGCCAAGCCGTGCTGTTGGGCGTCAACCCAGGTGGCGCCGAGATGGGTGGCACGGGGGAGTACTTCCTCGTCGAGAACCGGCAACCGACCGGCCTCGATGCCGCCCTGCCGGGGTGCGGGCTGCTCGTCTATCACGTGGCGGAGACCTTCACGAACAACGCGGGCGCAGTGTCCACCGGGCGCCTGATCGACGTCGAGGAGGCCGGAGGCCCGCAGGACATGGACACTTACCCGGGTAGCCGCGGCTCCGCGGACGACCCGTGGCACGCAGTCGCCGGACACACCCAGTTCAACGCGACGAGTGTGCCCAACTCCAACTTCTACTCGGGAGCGGGGTCGGGGGCGTCGATGGTGGCGACCGGCGGCTGTGCGGCAACGATGACCGCGACCGTGACCGGCGCCGGCACACTGCCTGTGGCACCGGCGAACGACAACTTCGTGAACGGACGCGTCCTGACCCCCGTCACCGGCGGCACCTGGACGCAGACCACCGCGAACGCGACCAAGGAGGCCGGTGAGCCGGCGCACGCGACCTGGGCCGGCGGGGCATCGGTGTGGTTCAACTGGACGGCTCCGTCGACCGGCAAGCTCACGGTCACGACCGCCGGGTCGAGCTTCGACACGCTGCTCGGCATCTACACCGGTGGCGCGGTCAACGCGCTGACGACGATCGCCTACAGCGACGACGTCGCCTCCGGTGACTACACCAGTCGGGTGAGCAACCAGCAGGTCATCGGCGGCACGACCTACCGAATCGCGGTCGACGGCTACCAGGGGGAGGCCGGCGTCCTGAACCTCGGCTGGTCGTTCACCCCCGACGTCGTCGCCCCGCCGAAGTTCGTGTCGTTGGCTCCGTCGCGGATTTTGGATACGCGGTATGGGATTGGTGCGCCGAAGATGTTGGTGCCGGCTGGTGGTCGGGTGGATCTGCAGGTCACGGGCGTGGGTGGTGTGCCGGCCGGTGCGTCGGCTGTGGTGTTGAACGTGACGGCGGTCTCGCCGACGGGTCCGGGGTCGGGGTATGTGACGGTGTGGCCGACGGGCGCGGTGCGGCCGACGGCGTCGAACCTGAATTTCGTTCCCGGACAGACGGTTCCGAACCTGGTCGTGACGAAGGTCGGTACGGGCGGCAAGGTGTCGTTGTACACCGCGGCGCGGACACAGTTGATTGCGGATGTCGCGGGGTATTACCCGGCGGGTGCGGCGTACACCGGGGTGACCCCGGTGCGGGTGTTGGATACGCGGTACGGGATCGGTGCACCGAAGGTGCGGATCCCGGCGGGTGGCACGGTGACGTTGACGATCGGTGGTGCGAACGGGGTGCCGGCGAACGCGTCGGCGGCGGTCGTGAACATCACGACGGTCGGGCCGGCGGGTGCAGGGTCGGTGACGGCGTTCCCGGCGGGGGTGGCGGTGCCGTCGGCGTTGTCGGTGTCGTACCGGTCGAATCAGACGATCGCGGGGATGGGTGTGGTCAAGCTCGGCACGGGCGGGAAGATCACGTTGCGGTCGACGGCGTCGACGGAGTTGATTGTCGATCTGGACGGCTGGGTGCCGGCCGTCGGTGACGCGGTGGCGTTCACACCGACGCGGTTGGTGACCAACCGTGCGGTGGCCTCGGGTGGGTCGTTCACGGTGCAGGTTGCTGGGGTTGCCGGGGTGCCGGCGAACGCGAAGGCGGTGCAGGTGACGGTGACTGCGGCGAACCCGTCGACGGCGGGGTACCTGACGGTCTATCCGACGGGCGGTGCCCGGCCGGTGGTGTCGAATCTGAACTACACCACGGGTGGGTCGATCTCGAACAGTGCGATCGTGAAGGTCGGCACCGGCGGCACGATCACCGTGTTCGCCTCGGGGGCAACCCCGGTCACGGTCGACACCTCCGCCTACTGGACCCCCTGA
- the recD gene encoding exodeoxyribonuclease V subunit alpha, whose protein sequence is MSTETSDTTLAAVSRNATGRLATLNRAGILDGSDCIATARVCGTVGEGVESDAALALAFTVRAVREGSTALDLADVATISTADETADEDGGDLGEGDLGEIDSLDPATVADLVELPEIQAWRGALATSPLLRDQVLHLDLDLVYLDRYLLDERRIAAALTERDPAQLPPVDPVAVDADLAGSELNDEQQAAVRSVATRPVTVLTGGPGMGKTHAIGQVLRTMARASGGALRIGLAAPTGKAAARMNEALGALTDDGTVRPGVTLHRLLGPLPGTNLRFKHGTGNPLPYDLVVVDEASMVSLNLMARLCEALPATARLLLVGDPDQLASVEAGSVLADVVAGLADSGAVVRLVRDYRMGDDRALLAAAFRSGEPARVCAVIAEASTGVRLIETDAPTMDDLPQVLDHALALREAAARGDLAGALDRLGRLRLLCAHRDGPHGATHWNRLVEQELAKHVPDVRPNSMYIGRPLLVTRNDHGLGLNNGDAGVVVHTPDGLRAVIETGRGPELHPPWRLSDVETMHAMTVHKAQGSQADEIVVIVPPIESKLLTRELVYTAVTRPQRQLTLVGSMAAVEQAVATPARRTSGLRQRLHG, encoded by the coding sequence ATGAGCACCGAAACCAGCGACACCACCCTCGCGGCGGTCAGCCGTAACGCCACTGGACGTCTCGCCACCCTCAACCGGGCCGGCATCCTCGACGGCAGCGACTGCATCGCCACCGCGCGGGTCTGCGGCACGGTCGGGGAGGGCGTCGAGTCGGACGCCGCGCTGGCGTTGGCGTTCACGGTGCGTGCCGTGCGGGAAGGGTCGACCGCGCTCGACCTCGCCGATGTGGCAACGATCAGCACGGCCGATGAGACCGCCGACGAGGACGGCGGCGACCTCGGTGAAGGCGACCTCGGGGAGATCGACAGCCTCGACCCCGCGACCGTCGCCGATCTGGTGGAGTTGCCCGAGATCCAGGCATGGCGTGGCGCGCTGGCCACGAGTCCACTGTTGCGCGACCAGGTGCTGCATCTCGACCTCGACCTCGTCTACCTCGATCGGTACCTGCTCGACGAGCGGCGCATCGCGGCCGCCCTCACCGAGCGTGACCCGGCGCAGCTGCCACCGGTCGACCCGGTCGCGGTCGATGCCGACCTCGCCGGCAGCGAACTCAACGACGAGCAGCAGGCGGCGGTGCGGTCGGTGGCCACCCGGCCGGTCACCGTGCTCACCGGTGGTCCCGGCATGGGCAAGACCCACGCGATCGGGCAGGTGCTGCGCACGATGGCGCGGGCCTCCGGCGGGGCGTTGCGCATCGGTCTCGCGGCGCCGACCGGCAAGGCGGCCGCGCGGATGAACGAGGCACTCGGGGCGTTGACCGACGACGGCACGGTGCGGCCCGGCGTCACCCTGCACCGGTTGCTCGGACCGCTGCCCGGCACCAACCTGCGGTTCAAGCACGGCACCGGCAACCCGTTGCCCTACGACCTGGTGGTCGTCGACGAGGCGTCGATGGTGTCGCTCAACCTGATGGCGCGGCTGTGCGAGGCGTTACCGGCCACCGCGCGGCTGCTGCTCGTCGGCGACCCCGACCAGTTGGCGTCGGTCGAGGCGGGCTCGGTGCTCGCCGATGTCGTTGCGGGGCTGGCCGATTCGGGCGCCGTGGTGCGCCTCGTGCGCGACTACCGGATGGGTGACGACCGTGCCCTGCTCGCCGCGGCCTTCCGATCCGGTGAGCCGGCGCGGGTGTGTGCGGTGATCGCCGAGGCGAGCACCGGCGTCCGTCTGATCGAGACCGATGCGCCGACGATGGACGACCTGCCGCAGGTGCTCGACCACGCGCTCGCCCTGCGCGAGGCGGCGGCCCGCGGCGACCTCGCCGGGGCGCTCGACCGGCTCGGACGGCTGCGCCTGCTGTGCGCTCACCGGGACGGTCCGCATGGCGCGACCCACTGGAACCGGCTCGTCGAGCAGGAGCTCGCCAAGCATGTGCCCGACGTGCGCCCGAACAGCATGTACATCGGTCGGCCGCTGCTGGTCACCCGCAACGATCACGGGCTCGGACTCAACAACGGCGACGCCGGCGTCGTCGTGCACACCCCCGACGGGCTGCGCGCGGTGATCGAGACCGGGCGCGGCCCCGAGTTGCACCCGCCGTGGCGGCTGTCGGACGTCGAGACCATGCACGCGATGACGGTGCACAAGGCGCAGGGCAGCCAGGCCGACGAGATCGTCGTGATCGTGCCGCCGATCGAGTCGAAGCTGCTCACTCGCGAGCTCGTCTACACCGCGGTCACCCGCCCGCAACGGCAGCTCACGCTCGTCGGGTCGATGGCCGCCGTCGAGCAGGCGGTCGCCACACCGGCCCGGCGCACCTCGGGGCTGCGGCAACGCCTGCACGGCTGA